Genomic DNA from Vanrija pseudolonga chromosome 3, complete sequence:
GTTGAGATATGCCGATTTCCTCAGCGAGGCGCAGCCACACCGCAAACGCGACATCGGTTGCGCGTTCTATCACGTCGAGGAACTCTTCGTCGTACAATGTCGCAGAGGCCGGTGTGGGCGGCCGCACGTCGACCGATAActtgcgcggcgcgccgttcGGGGCAGACAGGTGTGACGAGCCTTGCGACGACTGTGGTGCGTGCCGCGATCGAGCCGGTTGGGAAAAGCTTGTGACCATATGGGGtggagctgctggcggctcgggctcggcatGTAAAGGGAAGGGAGGCGGGACAGCGCCTGCTGGcaactcgccctcgccgtcttcgTATATTGTCCGTGAAAGATCCGGCCAGTCGGTGCGCGGGGCAGAAGGCGAGCCCATGAGCATGCCTCGCTCAACGTCCTGGGTCGAGAAGGAgccggcgtgccgacggCTCTTGCCGCGTGGTGATGTcccaggcggcggcatcgactGCTGCGAGCCTGACCCGCCAGTCCGAGGGCGGGCTGGTGACTGCGACTCTCCACGCTCCAGAATCGGCGATACTGGTGTCCGTCCAGTGAGCGAGTTGGACTTGGACAttggcggcgcgaggtgctGGGGTTGCATGTTCGGCCACAGTATTGGCCGGATCTCGAGTAGCAGCGGTGACATGGCTGCCCACGAGCTTGCAATCTCCGTCATCCCTCCGTAGAGGTTGAGAAGCAGCTGGCGGGAGTAGCGCacatcggcgtcgcggaaAGCAGGCGTCTGCAATCTCAGAACGGCGACAATCTTGGCGAAGACGGCGATGCTCTCCTTTGCAGCGTCGATGACAGCGCGAACAGTGCTTGCCGGAGGAGCGCTCCTGCGTGACATCGAGTCGAAGCGATCGAGGGCGTTGATTAGGTTGGTGAGGTACCCGCCAGCCGGTTCGACCACACGGGCAAATACACCAGCGACACGATCGCTGACCGCAAAGTTGAGGTACTGCCGCAGGGCCGAGTGCAGCTGGGTGAGGGCGAAGAGCAGGCCACGGACCGCATCGACAAAGTGGAGCAGCGCTGGCGAGACGGCCTTAGAGATTGTCGATGGCGGCAACATGCTAACACGGCGGAAGTACGAGTTGCGCGACTCGTCAATGGCGGGGCCCTCTTGGCTGCCGCGCTTATCAGCAATGTCCgccactggcggcggcagctgaATAACGTCCATCGAGCCCTTGCGCTTGACTGTCCGCTTGTCGTCTTCCCGGCCTAGCTGTGAAGGAAACTTTGGCTGCCAGTTTCCTCCGCGTGCGCCCATGCCGAACCCGAGTGGCCGGGCCTCGTCggctgcctcgccgcgccgctcctcgatAATCTTGGCGTGGGATTGTCGGAGATCGGGGAGGGACTTTTTGGCGGTCAGCTGTCCGCTCAGACGGTGCGTCGCAGTGTCGCTGGCACCGCGGTTGTGGCCTGTCGCAGCTGATACACCGGATGGCGGTTTGCCGGAGCTCATGGAGGAAGGGATGGACTGAGAAGACGAGGTGGCCGAAGCTGGTGGGGTGAGTGAAGAGGAGGATGCAGATCGGTCGTGGTGGGAGCCTTGCGAGGGCAGGGACACTGTCGATGGGTTCATCCGCAGGGGCGGTGCGGTCTCGAcattggcgacgacgaggttcGGCCCGGCCGGAAATGCCGGTTGGGATAATGGGAAGGCGCTGGCGTTCAGCTGGTCGGGAATCGAGGCAATCTTCTTCATTGTCAATGGCGTCGCACCAGGTGCAGCCCAGGCGTTGGGTttctcgccctcctctcTGCGGCGTGTCAGTTGTTGCCATCACTTCATAACCCAGCCCACGCACTCTGCCGAACCCAGGtacgcgtcgtcctcgaagCTCGTGCGACCCGGGGGTACCTTCGGGGCCTGCTCGAGAAGCCATAGCTTCATGCCTTCAATCCATGGTCGAAGGCTCTCGTCCCGCTTCTTCTCGGAATCCTTTTCGCCGGCGTGACCCGCCTTCTCAACCTCCATAAGAGGGCCGAGGACGTCAGTCGGCGGCCACACGATGGGATTCTGGTCGACCTTGAATACCCTCAAGTTGGCATAGGTGGCGAGGTTGGTGGGCAGTGTCGTTAGTCGGTTGTTGGACAGGGATAGGACCTTGAGATGGACCAAGGAGCCTGGGTTAtcgggcagcgaggcgaTCTGATTCTTGGACAGGTCAAGAATCTCGAGCGCTGGGAGCTCTGTAATCTAGCAAgtcagcgcgcgccgcttcAGATTCCAACTCACCGATGGTGGCACAAACGACAGATGATTGCCCTTGAGGTTGAGGTATCTCAGTCTGCTCAAGGCGGCAAACGACGCGGCAATGGACCCATCCCGTAGCGAGTTGTACGACAGAGCTAACCTCCACACGCCCTTGCAGTCCTTTCCGACCCGCGTTCGGAAGACATCAACGTCTTCGTCGGCGATGCGTTCCAGTCTCTCGCGCGACAAGTCGAGGGTATCTCCTCCGTCCTTTGATTTCTCCACGGCACGCACAATGAGTTTGACGGTGGGCGACTCGGTGGGCATGGACGGTGAGCGCGGGACGTTGGCGGGTGAGCGGGCCgggccgcgcggcggacgcggtggcggcgttgccacggcggcggcggtgactccagccgaggccgagggcgtccCAGTCactgctgtcgtcgtcgcagtaTGTGGACTGAGCGGGGCCTGGGATAACGAGCGCGTGATGTAATTTCCtgtcgggctgggcggggagATGAGCGTTCCGGAGCTAGTGTTGTGGGTGGCGGTCGAGTTTGAGCGGAGCCGTGTGCCCTTCGGCCCGGGTGGCAGCGCAgacgcgacgctgctgctcatcCCGGGCACGATGTTGAGCGAGTGGGTagacgtcgaggccgtgaCGGTCATGTTGGGTGTGGAGGCGGAGAATGATGTTGATGGCGAgtgggtcggcgcgggggtcaTGGGAACCGCGATGTGCAGAGTATTAGACGTTGTTGAAACTGCGATGGTGCACTCGTCTGGTTTAAGCGGTCATTGCTCTGGCTGAACGCCAAAGGGAGCAAGGACAATCAAGCGAGATGAATGCAGAGAGAAGGTCGCGGTCGAGGCTGAAAGTAGGTAGGGGTTGGACGGCGCGTGTGTCGTCGTTGCGGCGTCGTGGGACAAAGCACGGAGCAAGTCGAGGCAAGGTCGAGATTGAAAGTTCAAGGGGGAAGTAGAGAGTTCTCTCTGGCGtccagcgccgaggcgatgcAAGCGACTTGTGCGGCCTGCGCAGGGTGTCTTGTTGCTGCTCGCTTTGTTGTGAGGACGCGATGACTCTTTGCGACTTTTTGTATTGCGTCGATGTGGGGGTTGTTGTTCaaaaggacgacgacgaggtcgagcaaccacaaccacgaccaccacccacagTGCACCCGTGTCAGCAGCCAACATTGAGCCGGCAAGCAAGGCGACAGGCAGGGAGGCAGGGAGGGAAGCCAAGGAAGGGGCGGCAAGACTGgccccgccagcccgccagccagccaggcggggATCGACCAAAGGTAAAGCGGAATCAAATATCTATATCACCTTGACACCTCTGACAATCATGCTTGAACCTTTCCGCCAGTTAGCTCTTTGGGCCCTGAAAAGCCATCCGCGGCACGTCTATTCAGTCACTCTGGTCGAGAACATCGGCCCTCCCCGTGACAGACATTCACAGTCACCCGCAGCATGACGTGATGCTAAATGACATGCTGCTACTGCAATGTGCTATGGATGTGTATGGGAGGGGAGAAAGAGACATTAAAACGGATTGTCAAAGCCGTCGACCAGCGCACGCGCAAGgttgcgagcgagcgccaaCCGCACttcgtcgagcttgcgccTCGCAATCACGGTCCCCGCAGAGATTTCGTCGCCGGCCTTTGCGGGCACTCCATTCGCGGCCTTGGTCCCGTTGGCGCTGCCACTCTCCGCGGGCTGGCGCTCAAGATGACGCCACAGTTGGCGCAGGTATTCCACTGGCGCAGACTTCGAGTTGGAAACAACGTCATCAAGGACACGCATCAGCTCAAACGTGTCGTTTGAGCTGAACAGAATCTCCTGGTCCTCCAGCAGGTCGACGCTCTCTGCGAGAAGAACCGACCAAAACTCGACGGGCGCAATGCTCGATGTGAGGAGGttgacgagcttggccgcaGCCTTGTCTTTGGCACCCTGGCCGAGGTACAACAAGTAGTCGCGGAACTCGGAGAGGAAAGTAAGACGAGAAGCGAACATGACCATGGTCGTCTTCGATTGGAGGCCGTCATAGTCGGTCAAGTCGCCCTGCTGCAGCTCGTTGAGAGTCAACGGCGCATCGTGCAGCATGGTTGGGGGGAGAGAGTCGACAAGGCGCAGGAACTCGGCACTGCCATGCTCGACGT
This window encodes:
- the sog2 gene encoding Leucine-rich repeat-containing protein sog2, which gives rise to MTPAPTHSPSTSFSASTPNMTVTASTSTHSLNIVPGMSSSVASALPPGPKGTRLRSNSTATHNTSSGTLISPPSPTGNYITRSLSQAPLSPHTATTTAVTGTPSASAGVTAAAVATPPPRPPRGPARSPANVPRSPSMPTESPTVKLIVRAVEKSKDGGDTLDLSRERLERIADEDVDVFRTRVGKDCKGVWRLALSYNSLRDGSIAASFAALSRLRYLNLKGNHLSFVPPSITELPALEILDLSKNQIASLPDNPGSLVHLKVLSLSNNRLTTLPTNLATYANLRVFKVDQNPIVWPPTDVLGPLMEVEKAGHAGEKDSEKKRDESLRPWIEGMKLWLLEQAPKVPPGRTSFEDDAYLGSAEEEGEKPNAWAAPGATPLTMKKIASIPDQLNASAFPLSQPAFPAGPNLVVANVETAPPLRMNPSTVSLPSQGSHHDRSASSSSLTPPASATSSSQSIPSSMSSGKPPSGVSAATGHNRGASDTATHRLSGQLTAKKSLPDLRQSHAKIIEERRGEAADEARPLGFGMGARGGNWQPKFPSQLGREDDKRTVKRKGSMDVIQLPPPVADIADKRGSQEGPAIDESRNSYFRRVSMLPPSTISKAVSPALLHFVDAVRGLLFALTQLHSALRQYLNFAVSDRVAGVFARVVEPAGGYLTNLINALDRFDSMSRRSAPPASTVRAVIDAAKESIAVFAKIVAVLRLQTPAFRDADVRYSRQLLLNLYGGMTEIASSWAAMSPLLLEIRPILWPNMQPQHLAPPMSKSNSLTGRTPVSPILERGESQSPARPRTGGSGSQQSMPPPGTSPRGKSRRHAGSFSTQDVERGMLMGSPSAPRTDWPDLSRTIYEDGEGELPAGAVPPPFPLHAEPEPPAAPPHMVTSFSQPARSRHAPQSSQGSSHLSAPNGAPRKLSVDVRPPTPASATLYDEEFLDVIERATDVAFAVWLRLAEEIGISQPPFMHSKSDSMSSSGSGGFRLAAHDARRPATIPVRQYADLVSLLSTAEHVTTKLRESYMGLRANPFSFTNTTIPDDTHAFIKTVVSVSQQIKAISTSHTFSHQIRSSLSQLTQAARECAILMQVSSLRSNASTPALVPPSTVGSDYGHGHQSPMNPMSSNEDLAQPPTNGLRGLHLPTRHPLRGRPQHTNSPPMPDVPRFAARSDHDLVPPRRHYVQ